AAGATCATCATCACGGGTGACGAGATATTCAACATGGCCTTTGATGGCTGTTTCGAGAACCATATCATCGTTTTTGTCCCGGCATAATTGCAGATCGCCGGAAATTTGAACAGATTCCGATCGTTCTTCAAGCAATATGAGTAGTTCTTCTATATCAGCAGCAGTGAGGCCATATTTATCCTTGATCCGGGGGCGGTTGAGCACTTCGGCCAGCTCCACGAACATCTGTTCGGAAATGACGGGTTGAAACAGACCTTCTGTAAAGGATTTGCGCAGTTTGGACGGGAACCCGAAGGGATTCAATATGGCGGAAACCCATATATTTGTATCGATAACGGCTCTAACGGCCATTCTTTTCTTCCCGAACTTCGGCGATAGCTCTTACGATATCGGATTCTATCACCGCGGAGCCTTGCAGGGTGGATTTCTGGTGAATTTTTTTGATGATTCGGTCAAACCGGCTTTGCCAGTCATCACGGGAGACAACTTTCATCGTCACCTCTTCGTGTTCCTTCATCTCTATGTGTTGTATGGGCTTGAAAACGCCGTTTTCAAAGACTGCCGTAAATACCTGTTGCATGAGTTTTCTACCTCCATGATTATTTAAAATCTGATACATTATTTTCCCAGTAGTTATGTGAGACTTGCAACACCTCTATAATAGAAGGAATTGAACGTGCAGTCAAGAAATTTGGGAAGGCGCCATAAAGGGCTGTCGCCGGTTTGATTTTTTTCTTGCTTTTGTAACGGGGGATATAATAATCGACTTACTGGTTACGGTTGAAGTGTGAGGCAGGTTTACCGTATATTCAGCAGTGGCTGATAGAGCGGAAAAGAAGATTGAAAGCGCTTAAATAATTGATTAAATAACGGAAAGGAGAAAAAAATATGAAAAAGCTGGCATTGGGGATAATTCTATCCGTCATTACGGCTGCGGGTGCGTTCGCGGCGGAGCCGGGGGCGGCGCTTGCAGAAAAGGCGAAGGCGGAGGGCAAGGTTGCCTTTTACGCGAACATGACCGCCATTGAGCCGATCATCGCGGATTTTGGGAAAAAATACGGCGTGAAGGCGGAGTACACGAGGCTTTCCACAACCAAGTTTGTGGCGACGATCATGACGGAGCACGCCGCCGGAAAGCTGACCGCCGATGTCCTGCAGGCGCCGGTTCCGGTGCTCGAATTCTTGAAGGAGAAGGGGGTTATTGCCTCCTACGTCTCGCCTGCCGCGGCCGGTTATCCGAAATGGGCGAACACCGACGGCAAAATTCAGCTCTTCGGGATTGAATACGCTGCCCTCATCTACAACAAGGAACTGGTAAAACCGGCTGATGTTCCTAAAACATATCAGGATTTGACCGATCCCAAATGGAAGGGGAAGATCGTCATGGCCGATCCCGCCACCCATCCGACGACCATTTCCTGGCTGGTTGGTCTGAAGGAAAATGTTATCAAGTCCGATGCCGAGTGGATGAAATTTCTCAAGGGGCTGGCTGCGAACGACCCCATGTTCGTCGCATCGTTCGGTCCGACCCCCGCCCCGATTGAAAGCGGCGAGAAGCTGATCGGCATCTCGATGCCAAAATATATTGTTACCAAGGCCCCGGCGCCGCTCGATTGGGCGCATGTTTCGCAGCCGATGATGGGAACGCCGCGCGGGATTGCGATTGCCGCCAAGGCGCCCCACCCGAATGCGGCCCGTCTGTTTATGGACTACTGGCTCTCCAAGGAAGCGATGACCATCATGGCCGCCAAGGTCGGCGAATATGTTCTTACCCCGGGCGTTTACCCGCCGATCGCCGGGATCGACAAGGCGAAGGTCATCCCGATCCGGGAGCTTTCCGATGAGGAGATCAAGAGCTGGGGCAAGGAATTCAAAAAGATTTTCGCGAGACCGTAATCTTTTGTCTCCGCCTGTTTTTATCTCTCAATGTTCCGGGAGTTTGTGCAACGCTTCCGGAACATTTCAGGAAATGCAATTATGGAAATAACGATCAGAAATCTCTGTAAAAACTACATCGTGGAGAAAAAGAGTTTTGCGGCGCTCGATCATATTGATCTGACCATCCCCGCCAACAGGATTTTTACGCTTTTGGGCCCCAGCGGCTGCGGCAAGACCACGCTTTTGCGGTGTATCGTGGGTTTGGAGATGCCCGACGCAGGGGAGATTGTCATCGGCGACGAGGTGGTTTTTTCATCGCAGAAAGGTATTTCGCTGGCGCCGGAGAAGCGGGGCTTGGGGATGGTCTTTCAAAGCTACGCCATCTGGCCGCACATGAATGTATTCGATAACGTCGCCTATCCGTTGCAGACGCAGAAAATCCCCAAAGAGGAAATCGCCGAACGGGTGGAAAAGACGCTCCATTTTGTCCAGTTAGACGGATTCGGGAATCGTCCGGCGACGAAGCTCAGCGGTGGGCAGCAGCAGCGGGTCGCCCTCGCGCGGGCTCTGGCAGCGGAGCCCAAGGTGATTCTTTTCGATGAGCCGCTCAGCAACCTGGATGCAAAATTGCGGGAGGAAACGCGCAAGGAGTTGCGGAGGTTTCTGACGGAGCTTGCGATTACCGCTGTTTACGTTACCCACGATCGGCTGGAGGCCCTTTCACTGTCCGACAATGTCGCGGTTATGAAAAGTGGGCAAATTGTTGAGATCGGCACCCCCTGGGAGATCTATTTTGATTCCGATCGCCGTTTTGTCGCCGATTTCATCGGGCGCGTCAATTTCATCGAAGGCAGCATCGCGGAGGCCGGCCTCGATTTCACAGTTGTAAATTCGTCAATCGGCCCGATCGTCTGCGAAAAGAAGAAGGATTACCCTGTGGGCGGAAAAGTGACGGTCGGCATTCGTCCTGAGTTCATTACAACCTGCCGCGATAACCCCGGAAACGGTGAAAATATTTTCCGGGGGAAAATTGAATCCCTTGTTTTTGTCGGGGATGTCTGGGAGGCGGAGGTGCGGATCGAAGATACGCTGCTTGTGCTGCGCATCGATCCGACTCTGCCCATCGCCATGGGCGACGATATTTTTCTTCATCTGAATCGGCGTTACTGCTCGCTGTTGTTCAACTGACCGCTCAATACTATAACAGGCAATAAGGCATATCCTTATGAAAAAACAAGGTGCGATTCTCTCGCCGACGCTGATTGCAATAGTCGGCTTCCTGACGGTCTGTCCGGTTGTAATGCTTGCCCTCGGGAGCTTTAGCGAGGGGCTCGGCGCGTTCGGAACCTTTACGACGGCGAAGTATGTAAGCGCCTACACTGACCCTGAATTTGCAAAAATAATCATCAATACGGTCATCTTTACCGTTGGTTCGGCCATTGTCGCAACGGTGCTGGCGCTCTTTCTGGCCTATCTGAACACCAGGACGAATATCCCGTTCAAGTTTCTTTTCCAGATCATCTCGCTCGTGCCGATGATGGTTCCCCATATCCTGTTTGCCGTGAGCTGGGTACTGCTGCTTAACCCGACCAACGGGATGCTCAATCTCTTTCTCCGCCAGATATTGGGGTTTGAGGCGATATCGTTGAACATTTACACCTTGAAGGGAATGATTCTTGTGGAGGGACTCCTCGATCTGCCGATTGCCTATCTGGTCATCGCCCCGGCGATGTCGTCTTTTGACGTCTCGCTGGAGGAATCGTCCCGGGTCTGCGGGGCTTCGAATTGGCGCACCCTTTTTCGGATTACGCTCCCGGTGCTGCGCCCGGCGATCCTGGCTGCCGCGACGCTCGTTATCGTCCGCAGCATGGCCTCGTTTGCCGTTCCCTCCGTAATCGGCATGCCAGGAAGAATATATGTGCTGGCTACTCACATTTATCGCGTAGTGGCAACAGGTTACGCCACTGATTACGGTCTGGCGGCGGCAGTCGGG
This DNA window, taken from Syntrophales bacterium, encodes the following:
- a CDS encoding putative toxin-antitoxin system toxin component, PIN family encodes the protein MAVRAVIDTNIWVSAILNPFGFPSKLRKSFTEGLFQPVISEQMFVELAEVLNRPRIKDKYGLTAADIEELLILLEERSESVQISGDLQLCRDKNDDMVLETAIKGHVEYLVTRDDDLKHDREVSSFLKQYDVSILTVSKFLYILEK
- a CDS encoding antitoxin family protein, encoding MQQVFTAVFENGVFKPIQHIEMKEHEEVTMKVVSRDDWQSRFDRIIKKIHQKSTLQGSAVIESDIVRAIAEVREEKNGR
- a CDS encoding extracellular solute-binding protein codes for the protein MKKLALGIILSVITAAGAFAAEPGAALAEKAKAEGKVAFYANMTAIEPIIADFGKKYGVKAEYTRLSTTKFVATIMTEHAAGKLTADVLQAPVPVLEFLKEKGVIASYVSPAAAGYPKWANTDGKIQLFGIEYAALIYNKELVKPADVPKTYQDLTDPKWKGKIVMADPATHPTTISWLVGLKENVIKSDAEWMKFLKGLAANDPMFVASFGPTPAPIESGEKLIGISMPKYIVTKAPAPLDWAHVSQPMMGTPRGIAIAAKAPHPNAARLFMDYWLSKEAMTIMAAKVGEYVLTPGVYPPIAGIDKAKVIPIRELSDEEIKSWGKEFKKIFARP
- a CDS encoding ABC transporter ATP-binding protein is translated as MEITIRNLCKNYIVEKKSFAALDHIDLTIPANRIFTLLGPSGCGKTTLLRCIVGLEMPDAGEIVIGDEVVFSSQKGISLAPEKRGLGMVFQSYAIWPHMNVFDNVAYPLQTQKIPKEEIAERVEKTLHFVQLDGFGNRPATKLSGGQQQRVALARALAAEPKVILFDEPLSNLDAKLREETRKELRRFLTELAITAVYVTHDRLEALSLSDNVAVMKSGQIVEIGTPWEIYFDSDRRFVADFIGRVNFIEGSIAEAGLDFTVVNSSIGPIVCEKKKDYPVGGKVTVGIRPEFITTCRDNPGNGENIFRGKIESLVFVGDVWEAEVRIEDTLLVLRIDPTLPIAMGDDIFLHLNRRYCSLLFN